In the genome of Nyctibius grandis isolate bNycGra1 chromosome 18, bNycGra1.pri, whole genome shotgun sequence, one region contains:
- the IFT22 gene encoding intraflagellar transport protein 22 homolog isoform X3 gives MLKAKVLLVGPRESGKSVLANFVSESIEGIGSYSPTQGVRILEYEKPNLNSNSKGAGCRFELWDCSGDQNYQSYHFPCTRFSRFEACWPALMKDSHGVIIIFNPELPSHLKEIEMWYSCFVQQQPLPDSQCLLVAHHKPGSAGDTENLSLAHPLNKLKLIHSNLEEDPEDVRMEFMKYFRSMITLINESREREEMSIIS, from the exons ATGCTGAAAGCCaaggtgctgctggtggggcCCCGCGAG TCTGGAAAATCGGTGTTGGCAAACTTCGTTTCGGAGAGCATAGAAGGGATTGGCAGCTACAGCCCAACGCAAGGTGTAAG GATCCTGGAGTATGAGAAGCCGAACTTGAACAGTAACAGCAAGGGAGCTGGGTGTCGATTTGAGTTGTGGGATTGCAGTGGTGATCAAAA ctaTCAATCTTACCATTTTCCATGCACCCGTTTTTCAAGGTTTGAAGCATGCTGGCCAGCTCTGATGAAGGACTCTCATGGTGTAATAATAATCTTCAATCCTGAGCTGCCCAGTCACctgaaagaaattgaaatgtGGTACTCCTGTTTcgtgcagcagcagccactgcctGATAGTCAGTGCCTCCTAGTTGCACATCACAAGCCAGGCAGTGCGGGGGACACAGAAAATCTGTCCTTGG ctcACCCGTTGAACAAGCTGAAACTAATACATTCCAACTTAGAAGAAGATCCTGAAGACGTTCGGATGGAATTTATGAAATACTTCAGAAGCATGATCACCTTAATTAAtgagagcagagagagggaagaaatgtCAATTATCTCATaa
- the IFT22 gene encoding intraflagellar transport protein 22 homolog isoform X1 produces the protein MLKAKVLLVGPREHIKFLWVFFAPAFCQSGKSVLANFVSESIEGIGSYSPTQGVRILEYEKPNLNSNSKGAGCRFELWDCSGDQNYQSYHFPCTRFSRFEACWPALMKDSHGVIIIFNPELPSHLKEIEMWYSCFVQQQPLPDSQCLLVAHHKPGSAGDTENLSLAHPLNKLKLIHSNLEEDPEDVRMEFMKYFRSMITLINESREREEMSIIS, from the exons ATGCTGAAAGCCaaggtgctgctggtggggcCCCGCGAG CACATTAAATTCCTGTGGGTGTTTTTCGCTCCCGCTTTCTGCCAGTCTGGAAAATCGGTGTTGGCAAACTTCGTTTCGGAGAGCATAGAAGGGATTGGCAGCTACAGCCCAACGCAAGGTGTAAG GATCCTGGAGTATGAGAAGCCGAACTTGAACAGTAACAGCAAGGGAGCTGGGTGTCGATTTGAGTTGTGGGATTGCAGTGGTGATCAAAA ctaTCAATCTTACCATTTTCCATGCACCCGTTTTTCAAGGTTTGAAGCATGCTGGCCAGCTCTGATGAAGGACTCTCATGGTGTAATAATAATCTTCAATCCTGAGCTGCCCAGTCACctgaaagaaattgaaatgtGGTACTCCTGTTTcgtgcagcagcagccactgcctGATAGTCAGTGCCTCCTAGTTGCACATCACAAGCCAGGCAGTGCGGGGGACACAGAAAATCTGTCCTTGG ctcACCCGTTGAACAAGCTGAAACTAATACATTCCAACTTAGAAGAAGATCCTGAAGACGTTCGGATGGAATTTATGAAATACTTCAGAAGCATGATCACCTTAATTAAtgagagcagagagagggaagaaatgtCAATTATCTCATaa
- the IFT22 gene encoding intraflagellar transport protein 22 homolog isoform X4 codes for MLKAKVLLVGPRESGKSVLANFVSESIEGIGSYSPTQGVRILEYEKPNLNSNSKGAGCRFELWDCSGDQKFEACWPALMKDSHGVIIIFNPELPSHLKEIEMWYSCFVQQQPLPDSQCLLVAHHKPGSAGDTENLSLAHPLNKLKLIHSNLEEDPEDVRMEFMKYFRSMITLINESREREEMSIIS; via the exons ATGCTGAAAGCCaaggtgctgctggtggggcCCCGCGAG TCTGGAAAATCGGTGTTGGCAAACTTCGTTTCGGAGAGCATAGAAGGGATTGGCAGCTACAGCCCAACGCAAGGTGTAAG GATCCTGGAGTATGAGAAGCCGAACTTGAACAGTAACAGCAAGGGAGCTGGGTGTCGATTTGAGTTGTGGGATTGCAGTGGTGATCAAAA GTTTGAAGCATGCTGGCCAGCTCTGATGAAGGACTCTCATGGTGTAATAATAATCTTCAATCCTGAGCTGCCCAGTCACctgaaagaaattgaaatgtGGTACTCCTGTTTcgtgcagcagcagccactgcctGATAGTCAGTGCCTCCTAGTTGCACATCACAAGCCAGGCAGTGCGGGGGACACAGAAAATCTGTCCTTGG ctcACCCGTTGAACAAGCTGAAACTAATACATTCCAACTTAGAAGAAGATCCTGAAGACGTTCGGATGGAATTTATGAAATACTTCAGAAGCATGATCACCTTAATTAAtgagagcagagagagggaagaaatgtCAATTATCTCATaa
- the IFT22 gene encoding intraflagellar transport protein 22 homolog isoform X2, which translates to MLKAKVLLVGPREHIKFLWVFFAPAFCQSGKSVLANFVSESIEGIGSYSPTQGVRILEYEKPNLNSNSKGAGCRFELWDCSGDQKFEACWPALMKDSHGVIIIFNPELPSHLKEIEMWYSCFVQQQPLPDSQCLLVAHHKPGSAGDTENLSLAHPLNKLKLIHSNLEEDPEDVRMEFMKYFRSMITLINESREREEMSIIS; encoded by the exons ATGCTGAAAGCCaaggtgctgctggtggggcCCCGCGAG CACATTAAATTCCTGTGGGTGTTTTTCGCTCCCGCTTTCTGCCAGTCTGGAAAATCGGTGTTGGCAAACTTCGTTTCGGAGAGCATAGAAGGGATTGGCAGCTACAGCCCAACGCAAGGTGTAAG GATCCTGGAGTATGAGAAGCCGAACTTGAACAGTAACAGCAAGGGAGCTGGGTGTCGATTTGAGTTGTGGGATTGCAGTGGTGATCAAAA GTTTGAAGCATGCTGGCCAGCTCTGATGAAGGACTCTCATGGTGTAATAATAATCTTCAATCCTGAGCTGCCCAGTCACctgaaagaaattgaaatgtGGTACTCCTGTTTcgtgcagcagcagccactgcctGATAGTCAGTGCCTCCTAGTTGCACATCACAAGCCAGGCAGTGCGGGGGACACAGAAAATCTGTCCTTGG ctcACCCGTTGAACAAGCTGAAACTAATACATTCCAACTTAGAAGAAGATCCTGAAGACGTTCGGATGGAATTTATGAAATACTTCAGAAGCATGATCACCTTAATTAAtgagagcagagagagggaagaaatgtCAATTATCTCATaa